The Pedobacter ginsengisoli region ATTGCAATAATTTTTGGTGTCATCTTGTTGTTCTCGGCCATAATGATGGTACGTAAAAAGGTTGACCATTCTGATAATGACACATCTGGAAAATTGGCGGTTTTCTTAAAATTGAATGGTAGCTACCCAACAGATAAGGGGATGCAAAATTATGCGGTGCATAATGTAGCAGGTGGTTTCTTTATGATGTTTGTGGCGGGTATTATTTCTGGATTACTTGGAATTGGATCGGGGGCTTTAAAGGTTATTGCGATGGATAATATTATGCGAATCCCCTTTAAGGTGTCAACTACAACAAGTAATTTTATGATGGGGGTTACGGCAGCGGCTAGTGCCATTGTATATTTACACAGAGGGCAGATTGATCCGGGGATTGCGATGCCTGTAGCATTGGGTGTTTTAACGGGAGCAACAGTAGGCTCCAAGATATTGGTGAAAACAAAAACGGATAAGCTTAAAATTATTTTTGCTGTTGTTGTTGCTTTTTTAGCACTGCAAATGATATATAATGGATTAACAGGTAAATTATGAGTAAGGAGAAAAATTTCTTTGCAGACAGGGATATTCAGATCATCCTTGGAACATTACTTAGAGTTGGTGTAATTGCTTCAATGAGCGTAATTTTAATAGGAGGGTTGGTATACTTGGGCTCTAATCATTCAGAAATTGTGAATTATAGCCAATTTGATTCTGTTAAGTCGGGATTCTCGGCCGTTTCTGATATTTTTATAGGTTTGGGAGATTTAAAGGGGAGTGCTATTATTCAATTTGGTGTTCTGCTGTTGATCTTTACGCCGATTATGCGGGTTGTTTTTTCTATTTTTAGCTTCTTAATTGAACGCGATTATCTGTATGTTTTGATTGGCGCTTTCGTTTTGTGTGTAATTCTTTTTAGTCTAAGTAATAAGTTGGTTGGGTAAATGCGGTTTTAAATGAGCGCTACCCCAAGAAATATTTTTTTGCAATTATTTGAAAAAATAATGAGCTAACTATTTGAAAATTAAGATTTCTTTCTTATTTTTGCCGTCCCTTAACAGGGATGTGTATCCACCTTGAACGAAGCCCTACTGCTTCGATGGGTGTTAAATTAAAATAGAAAATGTCAGGTATTATTGGAAAAAAAGTAGGAATGACCAGCATTTTCGACGCCGAAGGAAAGAATATTCCATGCACGGTGATCGAAGCTGGGCCTTGTGTAGTTACACAGGTAAAGACCGAAGAAAAAGACGGTTACGTTTCAGTTCAGTTGAGTTTCGACGAAGCTAAAGAAAAAAACACCACTCAGCCCCTTAAAGGCCACTTTGCGAAAGCAAACACTACCCCAAAACGTAAATTGGTTGAATTTGACCCGTTTGAAGAATCGTTAAATTTAGGCGATACTGTAACGGTAAACATCTTTAACGAAGGTGATTTTGTGGATGTAGTTGGTACATCAAAAGGTAAAGGTTTCCAGGGTGTTGTTAAACGCCATGGTTTCGGTGGTGTTGGTGGGCAAACTCACGGACAGCATAACAGAATGCGTGCGCCAGGTTCATTAGGTGCTGCTTCTTATCCTTCACGTGTATTTAAAGGCATGCGTATGGCGGGAAGAATGGGTGGAGATAGAGTGAAAGTTCAAAACTTACAAGTTTTGAAAGTTTACGCTGATCAAAATCTAGTTGTAGTTAGTGGTTCCGTACCAGGAGCTAAGGGTTCTTACGTAATCTTAGATAAGTAAGCAGATGGAAGTTAAAGTATTAAACATTTCAGGAAAAGAGACAGGTGCCAAGGTGCAGCTTCCTGAGTCGGTATTTGGCATTACGCCTGTTGACCACGCAATTTATTTAGATGTTAAACAGTATTTGGCTAATCAACGTCAAGGTACTCACAAGTCTAAACAACGTAATGAGATTGCTGGTTCAACCCGTAAATTATATAAACAAAAAGGTACTGGTGGTGCTCGTGCCGGAAGTATTAAATCTCCATTGTTTAATGGTGGTGGTCGTGTATTTGGTCCTCAACCACGCGATTATAGTTTTAAATTGAATAAAAAATTGAAAGCGTTAGCTCGTAAGTCTGCGTTATCTTATAAAGCACAAGATCAAAATGTTGTGGTTTTAGAAGGCTTCACTTTTGATTCAATCAAAACTAAAAACTACTTGAATTTAGTTAGCGCATTGAACTTGGTTAACGAAAAGACATTGTTGGTTTTACCTTCACAAAATAACAATATCTATTTATCAAGCAGAAACATTCAGAAAGCTAAAGTAATTACTGCAGACCAATTGAATACTTATGATGTATTAAACTGTGGTAAGCTTTTGTTGACTACTGATTCTCTTAAAACATTGGAGGAGGCATTTGCCAAGTAATATGGAACTTTTAAGAAAACCAATATTAACAGAAAAGGCTTCGGCATTAACAGAAAAGTCTAATCGTTTTACTTTTCAGGTAGATCCAAAAGCTAATAAATTGCAGATTAAGCAAGTTATTGAAAAAATGTATGGCGTTAACGTTTTAGCTATCAACACTATGGTTGTAGTTGGAAAAGTTAAATCTAGAAATACAAAAGGCGGATTAGTTACTGGTCGTAGCCCGAAATACAAAAAAGCTGTTGTTACCTTGAAAGCAGGCGAAACAATAGATTATTACGCGAATATTTAATAAGAATTGAATTATTTATAAACTATGGGCTTAAGAAAATTTAAACCAGTTACTCCGGGAACCCGCTTTAGAGTTGGTGCCAGTTTTACGGAGATTACAGCAACCAAGCCCGAAAAATCATTGGTTGTATCTTCTAAGAAATCGGGAGGACGTAACAATACAGGAAAGATGACTATGCGCTACATTGGTGGTGGTCACAAAAAATCTTACCGTTTAATTGATTTTAAACGTGAGAAATTTAACATTCCTGCAACAGTAGCAACTGTTGAGTACGATCCAAACCGTACCTCACGTATTGCATTATTACATTATGCAGATGGCGAGAAGCGTTACATTATTGCACCTGAAGGGTTGCAAGTAGGACAAACAGTAGTTTCGGGAGAAACAGCTACTCCAGAGGTAGGAAATACCCTTACATTGGCCAATATTCCTTTGGGATCTATTGTACACAATGTAGAGATTCATCCAGGCCGTGGAGCACAGTTAGCACGTAGCGCAGGTGCTTATGCACAGTTAGCAGCTCGTGATGGTAAATATGCTACATTGAAAATGCCTTCAGGCGAGACAAGATTAATCTTGACTGCATGTTTGGCTACAATCGGAGCAGTTTCCAATTCAGATCATGCAAATGAGGTATTAGGTAAAGCAGGTCGCAGCCGCTGGTTGGGACGTCGTCCAAGAACACGTCCAGTAGCGATGAACCCGGTAGATCACCCAATGGGTGGTGGTGAGGGTCGCTCATCAGGAGGTCAGCCTCGCTCAAGAAACGGTATGTATGCCAAAGGCTTCAAAACCCGTACACTTAAAAAATACTCAAATCGTTTCATCATAGAGAAAAGGAAGAAATAATGGCTCGTTCGATAAAAAAAGGACCTTATATTGACCATAACGTAGAGAAGAAAGTAGTATCTATGAATGATTCAGGCAAGAAGTCTGTAATTAAAACTTGGTCACGCAGATCAATGATTTCACCAGATTTTGTGGGTCATACATTTGCAGTACACAACGGTAATAAATTTATACCGGTATACGTAACAGAAAACATGGTTGGTCATAAGCTGGGAGAGTTTGCTCCAACCAGAACATTTAGGGGTCACTCTGAAAAGAAAAAATAATTAAGAGATGGAAGCAGTAGCGAAATTAAACAATTGTCCAACCTCACCACGTAAAATGCGTTTGGTTGTAGATCTTATCAGAGGTGAGCGTGTTGAGAAAGCTTTACATATTTTAAAGTTTACCAATAAAGAAGCAGCAATAAAAGTTGAGAAACTATTATTATCAGCTATCAAAAACTGGGAAACTAAGAATGAAGGTTCTCGCCCTGAAGAAAATCAATTATACGTGAAAACGATAATGGTAGGCGGTGGTCGTCAGTTAAAAAGATTAAGACCAGCACCTCAAGGACGCGGTTACAGAATACGTAAACGTTCAAACCACGTAACTTTGATAGTAGATAGTAAAAACGTTGAAACTCAAACTAATTAACAGAAATGGGACAAAAAGCACATCCAATAGGTAACAGGTTAGGAATCATCAAAGGTTGGGATTCTAACTGGTTCGGTGGCAACAACTATGCTGATAAATTAGTTGAGGACGAAAAAATAAGAAAATACCTTTCTGCACGTATCGCAAAAGGCGGTGTAGCTAAAGTAGTAATTGAGCGTACGTTGAAACGTATCACTGTTACTATTCACACAGCTCGTCCGGGGATTGTGATAGGTAAAGCAGGACAGGAAGTTGACAAGATCAAAGAAGAGTTGAAAAAATTGACTAAAAAGGAAATTCAGATCAACATTTTTGAAATTAAACGTCCTGAACTTGATGCTCAATTAGTAGCTGAAGGTGTTGCAAAACAATTAGAAGCAAGGATTTCATTCCGTAGAGCAATGAAATCTACTATCGCATCAACAATGCGTATGGGTGCTGAAGGTATCAAAATTATGACCTCTGGTCGTTTAGGTGGTGCTGAGATGGCTCGTAGCGAACAGTATAAAGAAGGAAGAATTCCTTTGCATACTTTCCGTGCTGACATTGATTATGCATTAGCAGAAGCTTTAACTACTTATGGAAAAATAGGTGTTAAAGTATGGATCTGTAAAGGTGAAGTTTACGGTAAACGTGATCTTTCTCCAAACATCGGTGCTACGAGCAATGCTCCTGGTAAAGGTGGAAGACCAGAAGGTGCTTTTGCAGGTGGTGGTAGAGACAGAGATAACCGTGGCGGTGGCGACAGAAGAAACGACAAAGGTCGTGGCGGAAGAGGCCCAGGTCAAGGTGGTTCTGGCGCAGGAAGAGATAATAGAGGCGGAAATACTCAGAACAGAGGTCCTCGTAAATAATTAGTTAACAGATCGTTTAACGATAATATTAAAATAAAATGTTACAGCCAAAAAGAACGAAGTTCAGAAAGATGCAAAAGGGCAGAATGAAAGGTTTAGCAACTCGTGGTGCTGAATTATCATTCGGGTCTTTCGGGATTAAATCTTTAGAGTCGACTTGGATTACCAGTCGTCAGATAGAGGCAGCCCGTATTGCCGTAACTCGTTTCATGAAACGTGAAGGCCAGGTTTGGATTAGAATATTCCCGGATAAACCGGTAACTAAGAAACCAGCTGAGGTACGTATGGGTAAAGGTAAGGGTGCTCCAGAGTACTGGGTAGCCGTAGTTAGACCCGGACGTATTATTTTTGAAGCCGAAGGAGTTCCTTTAGAAATTGCTAAAGAGGCTATGAGATTGGCAGCTCAAAAATTACCGATCCAAACAAAATTTGTAGTACGTAGAGATTACGTAGAGGCATAATAAGTTATGGGTTGAATGTTGTAAGTAACTTGTTATTATAACCGCTAGACCCACAACATAAAAATTAATAAAATGAAGAACTCAGAAATCACAGGGCTTTCACAAGAAGAACTAGTAGCCAGGATTGCAGAAGAAAAGGAAAACTTAGTAAAGTTAAAATTTGCACATACAATTTCGGCTATAGAGAATCCTACCCGTATTAAAAAGGTAAGAAGAGATATCGCCCGATTAAATACTGAAGTGACTAAGCGTAAAGCTGCGTCAGCTACTGAAACTAAATAACTTTAGAGTCGAAATGGAAAGACAATTAAGAAAAACAAGAACCGGGTTGGTGGTAAGCAACAAGATGGATAAATCTATTGTTGTAGCGGTAGAACGTAAAGTGAAACACCCGATCTATGGTAAGTTTGTTAAGAAAACTACCAAATTTATGGCTCATGACGAGAAAAACGATTGCGGTATTGGAGATACAGTACTGATCATGGAGACTCGTCCGCTGAGTAAAAACAAGAACTGGAGATTAGTGGAAATTTTAGAAAGGGCTAAATAACATGGTACAACAGGAATCAAGATTAAACGTAGCCGACAATAGCGGCGCAAAAGAAGTATTGGTTATCCGTGTGCTTGGTGGTACCGGAAAGAGATATGCTTCTATTGGTGACAAAATTGTTGTTACCGTTAAAAGTGCATTGCCTTCTGGAAACATCAAGAAAGGAACAGTTTCTAAAGCAGTTGTTGTAAGAACAAAGAAAGAGATCAGACGTAAAGATGGTTCTTACATCCGTTTCGACGACAATGCAGCAGTATTATTAAATGCACAAGATGAGCCGCGTGGTACACGTATTTTTGGCCCGGTAGCAAGAGAACTGCGTGAAAAACAATTCATGAAAATTGTATCATTAGCACCGGAGGTATTATAAAATGAAAAATAAAGTAACTACACCAAAAATAAAAATCCGTAAAGGAGATTTAGTAAAGGTTATAGCTGGCGATTCAAAAGGCCAACAAGGAAAAGTTCTTTCAGTATTAACTACTAAAAGCAGAATCCTTGTAGAAGGTGTTAACCTTGTATCAAAACATACAAAACCAAATGCTGCTACACCAAATGGTGGTATCATTAAAAAAGAAGCTGCTCTTCATATTTCTAACGTAGCGTTAATAGATCCTAAATCAGGTGAAATAACACGCGTTGGCAGAAAGCTTAATGCTGATGGGAAATTAGTTAGGGTTAGTAAAAAATCAGGAGAGGAGATCAAATAATGGCTTACGTACCAAGATTAAAAAGTAAATATAAAGAGGAAATTGTAACTGCACTTAAAGAGAAGTTCAACTATAAAAGTGTTATGCAAGTTCCTAAGTTAGAGAAAATCGCTATTAACCAAGGTGTTGGGCGTTTCTCTGTAACTGATAAGAAAATAATGGACAGCTCTATTTTAGAGATGACTACTATTTCAGGTCAGCAAGCGGTTGGAGCAAAATCTAAAAAAGATATCTCAAACTTTAAGTTACGTAAAGGTATGCCGGTAGGTGTACGTGTTACTTTGCGTGATAATAACATGTATGAGTTTTTAGATCGTTTAATTTCCGTAGCTTTGCCTCGTATCCGTGATTTCAAAGGTATCAATGATAAAGGTTTTGATGGAAAAGGTAACTATACTTTAGGTGTTACTGAACAAATCATCTTCCCAGAGATCAACATCGATAAGATCAATAAGATTTTAGGTATGGACATTACTTTTGTAACTACTGCTACTACTGATGTTGAAGCATTGGAACTTTTAAAACAATTTGGATTACCATTTAAAAATCAAAATACAAATCTATAATGGCAAAAGAAGGAGTAAAAGCTCGCGAAATTAAGCGCCAGAAATTAGTAGCTAAGTATGCAGAGAAACGTGCTGAACTTAAAGCTGCTGGTGATTATGAAGGATTAGATAAGTTACCAAAAAACTCATCTGCTGTACGTTTGCACAATCGTTGTAAATTAACAGGTCGTCCTCGTGGTTATATGCGTACTTTCGGTATATCAAGGGTACTTTTCCGTGATATGGCTTTAGCAGGTAAAATACCTGGAGTTAGAAAAGCAAGCTGGTAATACAGCTTCTTTGTGCTTAAGGTTGTGCCTTGAGTAGAAATTAAATATTAACCGATGGCAGGTCGTCCCGAATAGGTCGGGAAGGAAACCACTATCACAACTATATAAAAATGAATACAGATCCAATAGCAGATTATCTTACAAGGGTAAGAAATGCCATCAAGGCAAATCACAGAATTGTAGAGATTCCTGCATCAAACCTTAAAAAGGAAATTACTAAAGTTCTTTTTGATAAAGGTTACATTGCCAACTACAAATTTGAGGACACTAATGCTCAAGGTACAATCAAAATAGCTTTGAAATATAATGCTATCACGAAAATACCTGCAATCCGTACATTAGTACGTATCAGTAAACCAGGTTTAAGGCAATATGCTGGCGTAGAGAATATGCCAAGAGTATTAAATGGTTTAGGTATCGCGATCTTATCTACATCTAAGGGTGTTATGACTGATAAAGAAGCTGCCAAACTAAACATTGGTGGCGAAGTTTTGTGTCACGTTTATTAATTAAAGGAGGATAGCAAAATGTCAAGAATAGGAAAAGCCCCAATTAATGTCCCTTCAGGTGTTACAATTACGGTATCTAAAGATAACGTTGTATCTGTAAAAGGTCCTAAAGGTGAGTTAACTCAAGCAGTAGATTCAGATATCACTGTAAGTCAGGAAGATGGTGTACTAACTGTACAACGTCCATCAGATCAAAAAAGACACAAAGCGTTACATGGTTTGTATCGTTCTTTGTTGAATAATATGGTTGTTGGTGTAACAGATGGTTATAAATTAGAACAAGAATTAGTAGGTGTGGGTTACCGTGCTACTAACCAAGGAAATACTTTAGATCTTGTTTTAGGATATTCTCACCATTATGTTTTCCAATTACCGGAAGAAATTAAGGTAACGACAACTTCAGAAAAAGGTCAGACTCCAAAAATTATTTTGGAAAGTATTGATAAGCAACTGATAGGACAGGTAGCTGCGAAAATCCGCTCGTTACGTGCACCAGAGCCATATAAAGGTAAAGGTATCAAGTTTGTAGGAGAAGTGTTAAGAAGAAAAGCAGGTAAATCAGCTTCTAAAAAATAATCATCATGGCAGGGAAAAAATTATCTCGTAGAGATCGTATAAAAAAAGGAATCAGAAAAAAATTAGCAGGTTCTGAAAGCCGTCCACGTTTATCGGTTTATAGAAGCAATAAAGGAATTTATGCTCAAATCATTAACGACGTAACCGGTAGTACAATTGTATCAGCTTCATCTTTATCTAAAGATTTTTCAGGTACTGGAAGCAAATCGGAGCAATCTGTGGCTGTAGGTAAATTAGTTGCCGAAAAAGCAATCGCAGCAGGTGTTAAAGAAGTTGTTTTCGATAGAAATGGCTATTTATACCATGGACGTATAAAATCGTTGGCAGAAGGTGCTCGCGAAGCTGGTTTAGTATTTTAATCTGAAAATAGGATAAGAATGTCAACTATCAATATAAAAAGAGTTAAGACTAGCGAAATCGAATTGAAAGATCGTTTAGTTAGCATACAGCGTGTGGCCAAAGTAACCAAAGGTGGTCGTACTTTCAGCTTCTCAGCAATCGTGGTTGTTGGAGATGAAAACGGAATCGTAGGTTACGGATTGGGTAAAGCTAAAGAGGTAACAGAAGCAATTGCAAAGGGCATTGATGATGCTAAAAAGAACTTAGTAAAAGTTCCTTTGTTAAAAGGTACTGTTCCTCACGAGCAAATCGGTAAGTTCTCAGGTGGTTTTGTTTTAATTAAACCAGCTGCAGTAGGTACCGGAGTAATTGCAGGTGGTGCAATGCGTGCTGTATTAGAGAGTGCCGGTGTACATAACGTATTGGCAAAATCAAAAGGTTCATCTAATCCACATAACGTGGTAAAAGCAACTGTTGATGCTTTAACTAAGATGCGTGATGCTTATACTGTGGCTCAGCAACGTGGTGTAGATTTAAATAAAGTTTTTAACGGATAATATTATGGCGAAGATCAAAATAACCCAGGTAAAAAGCATTATCGATAGAAGCGAACGCCAAAAAAGAACGATGCAGGCTTTAGGTTTAACTAAAATGAACCAAAGTGTAGAAGTAGAAGCAACTGCTGCCATTATTGGAATGGTTAGAAAAGTTAATCACTTAGTAGCTATCGAGAGTATATAATTATTTAAGGTTGCAAATGTGAGTTATATGACTACATTTGCAACCTTTGTATATTGTTTAACCGTTGTCCCTGATTAGTGAAAGCGAAGGGCAACACAATAAGTTTTAAAAATGAACTTAAGTAATTTAAAACCTGCAGCAGGTTCTACTAAAAATAGTAAGAGAATAGGTCGTGGAACGGGTTCTGGTCGTGGTGGTACTTCGACACGTGGACATAAAGGTGCTGGATCACGTTCAGGACATTCAACTAAAATTGGATTCGAAGGTGGTCAGATGCCATTACAACGTCGTGTACCTAAAGTAGGTTTCAAACCAATTAACCGTGTTGAATATGTTGGTGTAAACTTAGATGTTTTACAAGGTTTGGCTGAGAAATTTAACTTAACTACCATTGATTTTGCTACCTTGCAAGAGCACGGTTTGGCATCAAAAAATGATCTTGTAAAAGTATTAGGTCGTGGTGAGGTTAAATCTAAATTAGAAGTTAAAGCACATGCTTTTTCTGCTACTGCACAAAAAGCTATTGAGGCTGTTGGAGGCTCAATCGAAAAATTGTAATTAATGAAGAAGCTGTTTACTACTTTAAGTAATATTTGGAAAATTCAAGAATTGAAAGAGCGTATAGTATTTACGCTCATGATTCTTTTGGTATATAGATTTGTATCGCATGTGGTTTTACCAGGTGTTGATGCAACTCTTTTAGGCGATAATGAAAAGTCTGGCCTTTTAGGTCTTTTGGATATGTTCGCTGGGGGATCTTTCTCCAGAGTATCTATTCTTGCTTTAGGAGTTATGCCTTATATTTCTGCATCAATTGTAGTTCAGCTATTAGGTATTGCTGTACCTTCGTTTCAGAAAATGCAAAAGGAAGGTGAAAGTGGAAGAAATAAACTGAATCAAATTACACGCTATCTAACTGTTGCTATTACAGCTGTACAAGCAATTGGTTATGTAAAAACTCAGGTTCCACCAGAGGCAATTATCATTAATCATACATTATTCTTTGTTCTGGCAACTTTTGTGTTAGCCGCAGGTACATTATTTGTAATGTGGTTAGGAGAGAAGATTACAGATAAAGGTATCGGTAATGGTATTTCTTTGATCATTATGGTAGGGATTATTGCGCGTTTACCTATTGCTTTGCAGCAAGAAATCAGCTCAAGATTTGTAGGAGATGGCGGACTTATCGCTTTGGTTATTGAAATAGTTGCTCTTTTTGCAGTTGTTATGTTTACTATTATGATTGTACAAGGTGTACGTAAAGTGCCGGTTCAGTACGCTAAAAGAATTGTTGGTAACAGACAATTTGGTGGTGTAAGACAGTACATCCCATTAAAAGTGAATGCAGCAGGTGTAATGCCGATCATTTTTGCTCAGGCATTAATGTTTATCCCGGCTACTTTAACGCAATTTTTTCCTTCATTGCAAAATACATGGTTAATCCAGTTTAGTGATTATACTTCACTGGCCTATAGTTTAACATTTGCTTTTTTAATTATTGCATTTACGTTTTTCTATACTGCTATTACGGTTAATCCTACTCAGATGTCGGATGATATGAAAAAGAACGGAGGGTTTATTCCTGGGATCAAGCCTGGATTGTCTACTTCATCTTTTATAGACGATGTGATTTCAAAGATTACCTTTCCAGGTGCTGTCTTTTTAGCAATCATCGCTATTCTTCCTTCAATTGCAGTAAAGTTTGGAATTAAGTCAGAATTTGCTCATTTCTATGGCGGTACTTCTTTATTAATTCTGGTAGGTGTAGTGTTAGATACATTGCAACAGATCGAGAGTTATTTGTTAATGCGTCATTATGATGGCTTAATGAAGACTGGTCGTGTTACCGGAAGAACGGGGATCCCAGCCGCTAGCGGAAGCAACGCAGTGATATAGTAGAAGAGGATGTCTAAAATCTATTATAAATCCCTTGAGGAAATAGAGTTAATAAGAGAAAGCTCTTTGTTAGTGTCAAAGACATTAGCTGAAGTAGCAAAAGTTATTCAGCCAGGTGTTACAACCAAAAAGTTAGATCAGCTGGCTGAGACTTTTATTAAAGATCATGGGGCGATTCCCGCTTTTTTGAACTATAATGGCTTTCCTTATTCATTGTGTATTTCGCCTAATGAGCAAGTAGTTCACGGTTTTCCTAGCGACTATGTGATTCAGGAAGGTGATCTTATCTCAGTAGATTGTGGGGTTATTAAGAATAACTACTTTGGAGATTCTGCTTATACATTCTCAATTGGGGAAGTAAGTGCTGAGAAGAAGAAGTTGGTAGAGGTAACTCAGGAGTGTTTGCGATTAGCTGTTGAAAAAGCTGTAGTAGGTTCCAGGATTGGAGATATTGGGTTTGCTGTTCAAGACCTTGCTGAAAAGAATGGTTTTGGGGTGGTTAGAGAGCTTGTAGGACATGGAGTAGGAGTTAAATTGCATGAAAAGCCAGAGGTTCCTAACTACGGTAAACGTGGAAGTGGAATTAAGCTGGAAGAGGGGATGGTAATAGCAATAGAACCAATGATAAATGCCGGCACAGCCGGAGTGAAGTTTTGGTCTGATGGCTGGACAGTAACCAGTAGTGATAATAGACCTTCTGCACATTTTGAACATACAGTGGCTGTAAAAAAGGGAAAAGCAGATGTTTTATCTACCTTTTCTTTAATTGAAGAAGTTTTAATAGAAAAAAAGTAAATAATTAAAATTTTTTATTTAATTTTGCAACCCTGTTTAATAGCAGCTAATTAAGTAAAAATCAATATTATATGGCTAAACAAGCCTCAATTGAACAAGACGGTGTAATAAAAGAAGCATTATCAAATGCCATGTTCAGAGTTGAACTAGAAAATGGACATGAGATAATAGCTCATATTTCGGGAAAAATGAGGATGCATTACATCAAAATTTTACCCGGAGATAAAGTAAAATTAGAGATGTCGCCTTACGATTTATCAAAGGGCAGGATTACTTATAGATATAAATAAAATGAAAGTTAGGTCATCAATTAAAAAACGTAGCGCTGATTGCAAGGTTATTCGTCGTAAAGGTAAGCTTTACGTTATAAACAAGAAAAACCCTAAGTTTAAGCAACGTCAAGGTTAAGAAATTATTGAAGTATGATTGGATTGAATGTACAGGTTACTCAATCTGTCGTTTAATCAAATAATCAAACATTTAGTACAAATATGGCAAGGATATCAGGTATTGATTTACCAAGAAACAAAAGAGGCGAAATTGGATTAACTTATATCTTCGGAATAGGTAGATCAACTGCACAACGTATATTAACTGAGGCAGGTATCGATTTAAGCAAAAAAGTACAGGACTGGTCTGATGATGAATTATCAGCAATTCGTACTATTATAAATGATGGCGTAAAAGTTGAAGGAGCTTTACGTTCAGAGGTTCAACTAAACATTAAACGTTTAATGGATATTGGTTGTTACCGTGGTTTACGTCACAGAAAAGGTTTACCTGTACGTGGTCAGCGTACTAAAAACAACTCTCGTACACGTAAAGGCAAGAGAAAAACAGTTGCGAACAAGAAAAAAGCTACTAAATAAAAATTAGTACTGAATAATAATTATGGCTAAGAGTAAAAAAGTTACCAAAAAGCGTATTGTTGTTATAGAGCCTGTTGGTCAGGCGCACATCAATGCTACTTTTAACAATATCATTGTTACCCTAACAAATAACAACGGTCAAACTATTTCATGGTCTTCTGCAGGTAAAATGGGATTCAAAGGTTCTAAAAAGAACACTCCATATGCAGCAGGTCAAGCTGCATCTGATTGCGGTAAAGTAGCATTTGATTTAGGCCTACGTAAAGTAGAGGTTTTTGTTAAAGGTCCAGGTTCAGGTCGTGAGTCTGCAATTAGAACATTGCAAGTTTCAGGAATTGAAGTAACCTCAAT contains the following coding sequences:
- the rplO gene encoding 50S ribosomal protein L15; protein product: MNLSNLKPAAGSTKNSKRIGRGTGSGRGGTSTRGHKGAGSRSGHSTKIGFEGGQMPLQRRVPKVGFKPINRVEYVGVNLDVLQGLAEKFNLTTIDFATLQEHGLASKNDLVKVLGRGEVKSKLEVKAHAFSATAQKAIEAVGGSIEKL
- the rpsQ gene encoding 30S ribosomal protein S17; protein product: MERQLRKTRTGLVVSNKMDKSIVVAVERKVKHPIYGKFVKKTTKFMAHDEKNDCGIGDTVLIMETRPLSKNKNWRLVEILERAK
- the rpsE gene encoding 30S ribosomal protein S5; this encodes MSTINIKRVKTSEIELKDRLVSIQRVAKVTKGGRTFSFSAIVVVGDENGIVGYGLGKAKEVTEAIAKGIDDAKKNLVKVPLLKGTVPHEQIGKFSGGFVLIKPAAVGTGVIAGGAMRAVLESAGVHNVLAKSKGSSNPHNVVKATVDALTKMRDAYTVAQQRGVDLNKVFNG
- the rpmD gene encoding 50S ribosomal protein L30 gives rise to the protein MAKIKITQVKSIIDRSERQKRTMQALGLTKMNQSVEVEATAAIIGMVRKVNHLVAIESI
- the rpmC gene encoding 50S ribosomal protein L29, with protein sequence MKNSEITGLSQEELVARIAEEKENLVKLKFAHTISAIENPTRIKKVRRDIARLNTEVTKRKAASATETK
- the rpsH gene encoding 30S ribosomal protein S8; the protein is MNTDPIADYLTRVRNAIKANHRIVEIPASNLKKEITKVLFDKGYIANYKFEDTNAQGTIKIALKYNAITKIPAIRTLVRISKPGLRQYAGVENMPRVLNGLGIAILSTSKGVMTDKEAAKLNIGGEVLCHVY
- the rplN gene encoding 50S ribosomal protein L14 — protein: MVQQESRLNVADNSGAKEVLVIRVLGGTGKRYASIGDKIVVTVKSALPSGNIKKGTVSKAVVVRTKKEIRRKDGSYIRFDDNAAVLLNAQDEPRGTRIFGPVARELREKQFMKIVSLAPEVL
- the rplR gene encoding 50S ribosomal protein L18 is translated as MAGKKLSRRDRIKKGIRKKLAGSESRPRLSVYRSNKGIYAQIINDVTGSTIVSASSLSKDFSGTGSKSEQSVAVGKLVAEKAIAAGVKEVVFDRNGYLYHGRIKSLAEGAREAGLVF
- the rplE gene encoding 50S ribosomal protein L5, yielding MAYVPRLKSKYKEEIVTALKEKFNYKSVMQVPKLEKIAINQGVGRFSVTDKKIMDSSILEMTTISGQQAVGAKSKKDISNFKLRKGMPVGVRVTLRDNNMYEFLDRLISVALPRIRDFKGINDKGFDGKGNYTLGVTEQIIFPEINIDKINKILGMDITFVTTATTDVEALELLKQFGLPFKNQNTNL
- the rplF gene encoding 50S ribosomal protein L6, giving the protein MSRIGKAPINVPSGVTITVSKDNVVSVKGPKGELTQAVDSDITVSQEDGVLTVQRPSDQKRHKALHGLYRSLLNNMVVGVTDGYKLEQELVGVGYRATNQGNTLDLVLGYSHHYVFQLPEEIKVTTTSEKGQTPKIILESIDKQLIGQVAAKIRSLRAPEPYKGKGIKFVGEVLRRKAGKSASKK
- the rpsN gene encoding 30S ribosomal protein S14, whose product is MAKEGVKAREIKRQKLVAKYAEKRAELKAAGDYEGLDKLPKNSSAVRLHNRCKLTGRPRGYMRTFGISRVLFRDMALAGKIPGVRKASW
- the rplX gene encoding 50S ribosomal protein L24; translated protein: MKNKVTTPKIKIRKGDLVKVIAGDSKGQQGKVLSVLTTKSRILVEGVNLVSKHTKPNAATPNGGIIKKEAALHISNVALIDPKSGEITRVGRKLNADGKLVRVSKKSGEEIK